The following proteins come from a genomic window of Drosophila sulfurigaster albostrigata strain 15112-1811.04 chromosome X, ASM2355843v2, whole genome shotgun sequence:
- the LOC133848478 gene encoding odorant receptor 10a: MTKLFWFLRRDQPLELYFYAVPQLCLRTMGYWPSPKTSMKRPWRAYINFMVLGIGVMTELHAGAMFARSNQLSLAIETFCPAYTSFVTLLKMFLMLHYRHDLHYVVDQQRELLFGHEIAAETHEIIRKNSLMATRFNFWPFSAGFSTSSMYNLKPLLLALVLHLQRRNDEIVWGLPFNHTMPSFLLSWPYLPAMFIFSAYTGYITIFMFGGCDAFYFEFCVHIGTLFKSLQVDTRALFQPYEDLLQIDGLHAARFEAALVELIKRQNRIIDLTHFFGKRYWIITLLHFVSASMVIAVSIFNLMTVGGNGFGTLLYVSYTIAALSQLLIYCYGGTLVAESSMELAVVMGSCPWHRCLPRHRRYVHMFILRSQRALSMSVPFFSPSLVTFGAILQTSGSIIALAKSFQ; the protein is encoded by the exons ATGACAAAGTTATTTTGGTTTCTACGCCGCGATCAGCCATTGGAGCTGTACTTTTACGCAGTTCCCCAACTCTGTCTGAGAACAATGGGATACTGGCCGAGTCCCAAGACATCAATGAAGAGGCCTTGGAGGGCGTACATTAACTTTATGGTGTTGGGCATTGGCGTTATGACCGAGCTACATGCTGGCGCCATGTTTGCGCGCTCCAATCAACTCTCATTGGCCATAGAGACCTTTTGTCCGGCCTACACATCGTTTGTGACGCTGCTGAAAATGTTTCTCATGCTGCACTATCGGCATGATCTTCACTATGTGGTCGATCAGCAGCGGGAGCTGCTTTTCGGCCATGAGATTGCTGCTGAAACACATGAGATTATACGAAAGAATTCTTTGATGGCGACTCGCTTCAATTTCTGGCCATTTTCCGCTGGCTTCAGCACCAGCAGCATGTACAATCTGAAGCCGTTGCTCTTGGCCTTGGTGCTCCATCTGCAGCGACGCAACGATGAAATTGTCTGGGGTTTACCCTTCAATCACAC CATGCCCAGCTTTTTGCTCAGCTGGCCGTATTTGCCGGCCATGTTCATCTTCTCGGCGTACACGGGCTACATAACCATCTTCATGTTTGGCGGCTGTGATGCCTTCTACTTTGAGTTCTGTGTGCATATTGGCACACTCTTCAAATCCTTGCAGGTGGACACACGTGCTCTGTTCCAGCCCTACGAGG ATCTCTTGCAAATAGATGGACTGCACGCTGCACGCTTTGAAGCTGCTTTGGTAGAGCTAATCAAACGACAGAATCGCATCATCGATTTGACGCATTTCTTTGGCAAACGCTACTGGATCATTACGCTGCTGCACTTTGTCTCCGCCAGCATGGTGATTGCGGTCAGCATCTTCAATCTGATGACCGTCGGTGGCAATGGTTTCGGCACTCTGCTCTACGTGAGCTACACGATTGCAGCGCTCAGCCAGCTTCTCATCTATTGCTATGGCGGCACGCTGGTGGCCGAGAGC agCATGGAACTGGCTGTGGTTATGGGCAGCTGTCCCTGGCATCGTTGCCTGCCCCGACATCGTCGTTATGTGCACATGTTTATACTGCGATCGCAACGTGCGCTCTCAATGTCCGTGCCCTTCTTTTCGCCCTCTTTGGTCACCTTTGGCGCA